A single window of Rubripirellula lacrimiformis DNA harbors:
- a CDS encoding prenyltransferase/squalene oxidase repeat-containing protein: MSKNHPSSFPLGRRSYLLGAGAWLAANLVGSQRSAGQESASTLYLKDDVDQAVESGIDYLVSVARRDGAIADRGHEVSMSALAVMAMAAIGTQPSEHDPRGQVMQKAIDFVLDPSNQTMEGYFGGRDGSRMYGHGIVTLMLTEMLGMGATIDQNNRIHKSLVDAIQVILAAQAVKKPEKLKGGWRYTPDSRDSDLSVSIWQLMALRSAKNDGLDVPGESIDDALQYLRYSYASPLDNTGVPRDKVSGFTYTPGTYHPTFTMTAAGLLAMQVCGQYDSPLVAGASEWLLQHPPKANERFFHYGVYYYAQAMHQAGGKYAEKADKLVPQLLLDSQQGNGAWIARGGEERNIGAVYATALTLLSLSVRYHYLPIYQR, translated from the coding sequence ATGTCGAAGAATCATCCATCGTCGTTTCCACTCGGTCGCCGAAGCTATTTGCTTGGAGCCGGTGCTTGGTTGGCAGCGAACCTGGTCGGGAGCCAACGATCAGCTGGGCAAGAGTCCGCGTCGACGCTGTACTTGAAGGACGATGTCGATCAGGCGGTCGAATCCGGGATCGACTATCTGGTCAGCGTTGCTCGTCGTGACGGAGCGATCGCGGATCGTGGGCACGAGGTTTCGATGTCCGCGCTGGCCGTGATGGCGATGGCAGCCATCGGAACGCAACCTTCGGAGCATGATCCGCGCGGACAGGTCATGCAGAAAGCGATCGACTTCGTGCTCGATCCGTCGAACCAGACGATGGAAGGCTATTTTGGTGGCCGCGATGGTTCACGAATGTACGGCCATGGGATCGTGACGCTGATGCTGACCGAAATGTTGGGCATGGGGGCAACGATCGACCAGAACAATCGCATTCACAAGTCGCTGGTGGATGCGATTCAGGTCATCCTGGCCGCCCAAGCGGTAAAGAAGCCAGAGAAGTTGAAGGGCGGATGGCGATACACACCGGATAGTCGCGATTCGGACCTGTCAGTTTCCATCTGGCAGTTGATGGCACTGCGGTCGGCAAAGAACGATGGCCTGGATGTGCCGGGGGAATCGATTGACGACGCACTGCAGTATCTGCGTTATTCCTACGCATCGCCGCTGGACAATACGGGTGTGCCACGAGACAAGGTCAGTGGGTTTACCTACACGCCGGGAACCTATCACCCAACCTTCACAATGACTGCCGCGGGTCTTTTGGCGATGCAAGTTTGTGGTCAGTACGATTCGCCATTGGTTGCCGGAGCGTCAGAGTGGTTGCTGCAGCATCCGCCCAAGGCCAACGAGCGTTTTTTTCATTATGGCGTCTACTACTACGCCCAAGCGATGCATCAGGCGGGCGGCAAGTACGCCGAAAAGGCCGACAAATTGGTCCCGCAATTGTTACTGGATTCCCAGCAAGGCAACGGTGCCTGGATCGCTCGTGGCGGCGAAGAACGCAACATCGGCGCGGTGTACGCGACCGCTCTAACGCTGCTAAGCCTCAGTGTGCGATACCACTATCTTCCGATCTATCAACGCTAG
- a CDS encoding NAD(P)/FAD-dependent oxidoreductase, whose product MVFWESKSVSKRVVIIGGGIIGLATARYCRSAGHEVTVIDRDLPNRDSCSFGNAGMIVPSHFVPLAAPGMITMGLKWLANPESPFSIRPRLSLDLASWLWQFKSASTDEHVRRSSPLLRDLHLASRAEYERLQSELPSGFDFHPNGLLMLCKTESGLKEEIETAAEANRLGVTAEVLTADEAARLDPSIAMDIRGAVFFPNDCHLSPNRLMAVLERRLVDDGVEFRWQCEWRGFQNTGSKITTVNTSTGDLAADEVIVCGGVWSPTISKALGIRLPIQAGKGYSMTLEQPRQLPSICSILTEARVAVTPMDGSLRFGGTMEIAGIDQTVSHSRVRGILKSIPQYFPEFQADDFADCEPWVGLRPCSPDGLPYLGRTRAWDNVVISSGHAMMGISLAMVSGKLVAEMVDRKPASIDSVELLSPDRYSGRSKVKR is encoded by the coding sequence ATCGTATTCTGGGAATCAAAGTCTGTGTCGAAACGTGTCGTGATCATTGGTGGTGGCATCATCGGACTGGCAACCGCACGCTATTGCCGATCGGCTGGTCATGAAGTGACGGTGATCGATCGTGATCTTCCCAATCGCGACAGCTGCTCGTTTGGCAATGCCGGGATGATCGTGCCCAGCCATTTCGTCCCGTTGGCGGCGCCCGGCATGATCACGATGGGGTTGAAGTGGCTGGCGAATCCCGAATCACCATTTTCGATTCGGCCGCGTCTATCACTGGATCTAGCATCCTGGCTTTGGCAGTTCAAATCGGCGTCCACCGATGAACATGTTCGTCGATCATCGCCGCTGCTGCGCGACCTGCATCTAGCAAGCCGGGCAGAGTACGAGCGATTGCAGAGCGAATTGCCAAGCGGATTCGATTTCCATCCCAACGGTCTGCTGATGCTATGCAAGACCGAGTCGGGTCTGAAGGAAGAGATCGAGACGGCCGCTGAAGCAAACCGTCTGGGCGTGACGGCCGAAGTGTTGACGGCTGACGAAGCGGCGCGGCTGGATCCGTCGATCGCAATGGACATCCGTGGCGCCGTGTTCTTTCCCAACGATTGCCATCTGTCGCCCAACCGATTGATGGCGGTTCTAGAACGACGCTTGGTGGACGACGGCGTCGAATTTCGATGGCAGTGCGAATGGCGGGGCTTCCAAAACACCGGTTCTAAAATCACAACGGTCAACACCAGCACGGGTGATCTGGCCGCCGACGAAGTCATCGTCTGCGGCGGTGTTTGGTCGCCTACGATCAGCAAAGCATTGGGGATCCGCTTGCCGATTCAGGCGGGCAAGGGGTACAGCATGACCCTGGAACAACCGCGTCAACTGCCCTCGATCTGCTCGATCTTGACCGAAGCGCGTGTGGCGGTGACTCCCATGGATGGGTCCTTGCGATTTGGTGGGACGATGGAGATTGCGGGCATCGATCAAACGGTGTCTCATTCGCGAGTGCGCGGGATCCTGAAATCGATCCCCCAGTACTTTCCCGAGTTTCAGGCGGATGATTTTGCGGACTGTGAACCCTGGGTGGGGCTGCGCCCTTGTTCCCCCGATGGGCTGCCGTACTTGGGTCGAACCCGAGCCTGGGACAACGTTGTGATCTCCAGCGGTCACGCGATGATGGGAATCAGTTTGGCGATGGTATCGGGCAAGCTGGTGGCTGAAATGGTGGACCGAAAACCAGCGTCGATCGATTCGGTCGAACTGCTGTCTCCCGATCGATATTCAGGCCGATCCAAAGTAAAGCGTTGA
- a CDS encoding proline racemase family protein translates to MHDTTGGIQTIEVIDSHTAGEPTRVVVAGVPDLGGGSVRDQLNQMRDRFDHFRTAIVHEPRGSDVMVGALLCTPSDPDADIGVIFFNNVGYLGMCGHGMIGVAETLRHLGRMDVGLCRVETSVGIVNITLHDDRSITISNVESYRVAKDVVLSVDRIGTVTGDVAWGGNWFFLVKSPTFGLSAQRIPQLQQNAASIRRAINQQGYPDVDHVELFSDATDEPFDSQNFVLCPGLEYDRSPCGTGTSAKLACLAADGKLQPGQRWVQAGILGTTFAGQYDWSQQSPDRIVPRITGNAHVTAESRLRLDPRDPFAWGIRR, encoded by the coding sequence ATGCATGACACCACCGGCGGGATCCAGACGATCGAAGTCATCGATTCGCATACCGCGGGCGAACCTACCCGGGTCGTTGTCGCGGGCGTTCCCGACCTAGGCGGTGGAAGTGTTCGTGACCAATTGAACCAGATGCGTGACCGGTTCGACCATTTTCGCACCGCGATTGTGCACGAACCTCGCGGCAGCGATGTGATGGTCGGTGCGTTGCTGTGCACGCCGTCCGATCCAGATGCCGACATCGGAGTCATCTTTTTCAACAACGTCGGTTACCTGGGGATGTGCGGGCATGGCATGATCGGGGTGGCCGAAACGCTGCGTCATCTGGGACGAATGGATGTCGGTCTGTGCCGCGTCGAAACGTCGGTGGGAATCGTCAACATCACGCTTCATGACGATCGCAGCATCACGATTTCGAACGTCGAAAGTTACCGAGTTGCCAAAGATGTCGTCCTATCGGTCGACAGAATTGGAACCGTGACCGGGGATGTTGCATGGGGCGGAAACTGGTTTTTCCTGGTCAAATCACCGACGTTCGGCTTGTCGGCTCAACGGATCCCACAGCTGCAGCAAAACGCGGCCAGTATCCGGCGTGCAATCAACCAACAGGGATACCCCGACGTGGATCACGTTGAACTGTTTTCCGACGCCACCGACGAACCCTTTGATTCACAAAACTTTGTCCTGTGTCCGGGGCTGGAATACGACCGATCGCCGTGCGGGACCGGGACCAGCGCAAAATTGGCATGCTTAGCCGCCGATGGCAAACTGCAGCCGGGCCAACGTTGGGTCCAAGCGGGAATTTTGGGGACAACTTTTGCAGGTCAGTACGATTGGTCACAACAATCCCCTGATCGGATCGTGCCGCGAATCACTGGAAACGCCCATGTCACAGCCGAAAGTCGACTTCGTTTGGACCCGCGCGACCCGTTTGCGTGGGGCATCCGACGTTGA
- a CDS encoding dihydrodipicolinate synthase family protein, with translation MDASIFQGCIPALMTPCDANRQPDWDALVKKAKQLVDAGMHAVVYCGSMGDWPLLTDAQRQTGVAALVDAGIKVIVGTGAQNTSIAVDHAAHAQKVGAHGLMVIPRVLSRGTSPVAQRDHFGRILTAAPKLPAVIYNSPYYGFETKADLFFDLRRQFPSLVGFKEFGGAKALSYAGEHITSADDNVVLMAGVDTQVFHGFVHCGASGAITGIGNCLPLQVLQLVSLCSAAAEGNAQARRYAKELNDALIVLSTYDEGPDLVLYYKYLLVLLGDAEYELQFNESDRLSDSQRGYVESQLQQFLTWWENWSGRDFDAASGGANSDHA, from the coding sequence ATGGACGCTTCGATTTTCCAGGGTTGTATTCCCGCATTGATGACCCCCTGTGACGCCAACCGTCAGCCCGACTGGGATGCCCTTGTGAAGAAGGCAAAGCAGTTGGTCGATGCCGGGATGCACGCAGTGGTGTACTGCGGATCGATGGGCGATTGGCCATTGTTGACCGACGCCCAACGGCAAACCGGCGTGGCCGCGTTGGTCGATGCAGGCATCAAGGTGATTGTGGGGACCGGAGCCCAGAACACATCGATCGCAGTTGACCATGCGGCCCATGCACAAAAGGTAGGTGCGCACGGATTGATGGTGATCCCCCGAGTCCTATCACGGGGAACTTCGCCGGTTGCACAGCGCGATCACTTTGGGCGGATTTTGACCGCCGCGCCCAAGCTTCCCGCGGTCATCTACAACAGTCCCTACTACGGATTCGAAACCAAAGCGGATCTGTTCTTTGATCTGCGTCGTCAGTTCCCCAGTTTGGTGGGATTCAAGGAATTCGGCGGTGCCAAGGCACTTAGCTACGCCGGCGAACACATCACCAGTGCCGACGACAACGTTGTGCTGATGGCCGGCGTCGACACACAGGTGTTCCACGGGTTCGTCCACTGTGGTGCCTCCGGTGCGATCACCGGAATTGGAAACTGTTTGCCACTTCAAGTCCTGCAACTAGTTTCACTTTGCTCGGCCGCCGCCGAAGGCAATGCCCAGGCACGACGGTACGCCAAAGAGTTGAACGATGCACTGATTGTCTTGTCGACCTATGACGAAGGCCCCGACTTGGTCTTGTACTACAAGTATCTGCTGGTCCTACTAGGAGACGCCGAATACGAACTGCAGTTCAACGAAAGCGACCGGCTTAGCGACAGTCAACGAGGATACGTTGAATCGCAGCTACAGCAGTTTTTGACGTGGTGGGAAAACTGGTCCGGACGCGACTTTGATGCAGCCAGCGGCGGAGCCAATTCGGATCATGCATGA